TTCGCCTATGGCCTCGCGGCCATCGGCGCATGACTCGGGGCCAGCGTGGTTCGCTACACCTTCACTGTACGGAACTTTCATCCGCTTCCTTACGCCAGTTTTCATCGGCGCTTTCCCCTTGCCACCCATGCCAACCTGCAAGGAGAGTGTTTTTTTTATTCCTCTCCCAAGATTGCTGATCTTTACCCAGAAGTCGGGGGATTAATCATTATGGCGGGCTATACTATGGTGGGCTACGCTTCGCTTTGAGCCCACCCTACGACTACTGGCCACTGCTCACTGTTTTTAGGATTATTCGCTCCAACTCAATGAGAAATCGACGACGTTGGCGCCCGCCAGCGTTACTCTTTTCAATTCCGCCCAACTGTCGATTCGTTTAAGCCACCCCCAAATATACCGGGGCCGGAAATAAAACTCGCGGTAGACGCGGCGGATATCGCGGGTCAGGTCTTCATTGGTCAGGTCGGTGAAAAATTGGTTGAAAAAGGAGTCGCTGTGCAGACGGCTGATATCCATCTGGCTGCCGTCGCCGATTTCTGGGTAAACCTCTTTTACTTCGTCGAAGAGATGGGTTCCAGGATAGGGCGTCGTGATTCCGAAGGTAATGATAGTGGGATCGATCTCTTTAACGAACTGGATGGATTGGTTGATCGTCTCTTTGGTTTCGCCCGGGCTGCCGATCATGCAATGGGCGTGCGTATCGATTTTGAACTCGTGGCATAACTTGAAAGCCTGCCGCGTCTCTTCCACTGTAATGTCCTTGCGTACGTTATCTAAAATTTCCTGCACGCCCGATTCCACGCCGAAGCGGATCAGGTGACAGCCCGCATCCTTCATGATTTTGAGCATTTCCGCGTCGATATTGTTCACTCGCGAACTGCAAATCCACGTAAGATCGATGCCCCGATCTTTAATCCCGCTGCAAATCTCCAACACTCGTTTTTTGGAGGCGGTAAAGAGTTCGTCGCGAAAAAAAATCTCCTTGTAGCCCAGGTTCTGGCAATATTCCATCTCTTCCAGCACTTTTTCGGCGCTGCGGAATCGCACTTTCTCGCCGTAGAAGCCGGGAGACGTGCAGTAGGTGCATTTCGCCGTGCATCCCCGCGTCGTAAACATCGTCGTAAAGGGCATTCTTTTGACGATGGGATTGAAATAATCGATGTTCTGCGGCAGAAGCGTGCGATTGGCGATAGGAAGTTCGTCGAGGTTTTTAATCATTTCGGCGGGAGGATTGATGACGGCTTGGCCATCGGCGTTCTTATAACCGATTCCTCTTACGTTTTTAAACGCTTCTCCTCCTGCTTCCAGCGCCGCCAGCAGGTTTTTCAGCGTATGTTCCTGTTCTTTCATCACGATAAAATCGATGCCCCGCCGCGCCAGCGTCGCCTGGGGCATAAACGTCGGCTGCGATCCCATGACGATGGAGGTCATTTTCGGATTCGCTTGCTTCAGATCGAAGAGGATTTCCGCGTCTTCCTGAATCGTCATCGTGGAAGTGAGCATGGTGCAAACGTCGTATTGTTCTTTATCTACGATCGTTTTGATTTCATTGATCGAATATCGCAATCCGGCGCCGTCGAGCAGATGGGCGTCATGCCCGCTTTCCCGCAATACGGTGGTTACCAGCAACTGCGATACGGGCGGAAACTGGATGCCCGCGATTCGCTTCCCTTTACACCAGCACCCATAGACCAAATCGCGCGCTACGTTTTTGCTATGCTTGCTTGGAGGAATGAGCGTCAATACTTTCATCGGTTCCTCTTCTCCTTATTTAGGGCATCCTCCCAAGAGTATTGCCGGATTACAGATATGTCCACCTAATTAATAAATAATATAATATATAAAATTTATTTATTGTCACGGGGATTTTCTTTTTTTTCCTTGCAGTATGGAAAAATCGTTACATGCAAATTGGACGAATCCCCCCAGATTTTTGTTGGATTTGAATTACCTATGTCCTGATTATGGCGATTTTTTTGAATTTAGCAAGAGAAAAGGAGGAAGAAATAGTGGAACGATTGGAACAGAAAGGAATCGTTTCTTATTGATTACCATCGGTAGGAAATTTGATATTACTAAACGTTTATTTGCCGGTTCATTCCTCCCGCTTCCCCTGCGATACGATCAAATCGGCTAAGAGACCCATAACGCCGATCAGGATTCCTCCTAAAATCAATAGGATATCGCCTTCTTCGATTTTGAATTTCATGACGGCGTCGAATGCTCCTCTTCCCGCACCCAGCAGAAACAGCAATAGGCTTAGCGGCATGAACACGCGCAAGGGATTGAAATACATCACCATACGCACGACCGTGGCCAGATATTTGCTCGTGTCCTTGATGGGATGGAATTTCGATTGGCCGATGCGTTTGTGATATTGCGTAGGGATCCAGGTTACGGCGAAGCCGTTGCAGAGAAATGCGAGCGTCATCGTAGTAACGCAGGAAAAACCTTCCGGCATAACCCATAAGTATTTCATCATTACCGATTTTTTGAATGCTTTTAGCCCCGTATTTAAATCGGGGATGGCGACGCCGGAGAGATAGACGGCGAGTTGGCGGATGAACCATTTCGCCGGGACGCGCAACGCCTTCATCGTACCCTCTTCCGAAGTCCTCGCTCCGTTGACCTGGTCCCAATCGGGAAACATTTTTAGCATTTTGGGGATGTCGGCGGCGGTGTAGGTTCCATCCGCGTCCAGCATGACGATGATTTCCCCCTCGGCGGCGCGGATGCCGGTCTTGCGCGAGGCGCCGGAGCCGCCGTTTCGCTTGCGCTCGATGACTCGTGCGCCCTTATCCTTGGCGATGCGGGCGCTGGCATCGGCGGAAAGATCGTCGACGACGAGAATTTCGTAGGCGTACTCTGTTTGAGCCATCGCATCCCGAACATCGTCGATGACTTTGCCGATCGCTTTTTCTTCGTTATAGCAGGGAATCACGATGCTGACGTCTACAAAGCGCTCGTTGCTGATTATTTCCGGCATGAGATATTCATCCTTTATGGATTTCCAAATCTTTTGCTCTTCTCTTCTGAAACATCATCAGAAGGAGTCGGTGAGCTACGCTGCGCTTAGAACTCACCCTACGAATTTGGCTCATCAGGAGATTCGCCTTCCCCTATCGGAAGATTCGCCTTCCCTTGATTCGCGTTCAAACAAAAAGGGAGGGCGAGGCTCCTGCCGAGCCGGGGTTATTCAAACGTATTTCTTCCTGTCATCGCCGCGATTCTTGTCCTTTGGCATTCTTGGCCTAGTCGGGCGAGAGATCAAGAAGCGCAATGGATGGCGGCGGGAATTAATCTACTTCGCCTGATGGTTCGACTTCCCGGCGTTTGCGGCAATCTCCTCACCGGCGATCTTATGAGGAAGAGTTGCAACGCTCCGTTTCCAAATATAAGCCAGCGCTTTGCGCCAATTTCTCAACGTTGTTCTCGCGACGCCCTTCTTCCAATGGCGCCGGGGAATCAGGGCGGGACAATCCAGGTAGATCGCGCCGCCCGTCCGCCGCATCCGCAGAGACAATTCCATGTCTTCCATCGCTTCTTGATTGGGAAATCCCCCAACGGACGTCAATTTATCGGGGCGGAAAAATTGCGCCTGATCTCCATATGGGATTTGCCAATGCTTTGCCCGAAGCCGGTTTCCCCATTCCAGCAGCCGGAATTTCCATCCACTTCCTTCGATTCGATGGCCGAACGATCCGCCGGCGCAGAATGGATTCGCTTGCAGAGCTTCCATGAGTTTTTGCCGGGCGTCAGGGGGAAGAAGCGTATCCGCATGGACAATCAAAATCGCTTCGAATCTCTCTCCCGTTTTGAGAAGCTCGTTTACGCCAGCGGCGGCCGCCCATCCCCGCGCCGGGGTTTCGGCGCGTACGATTTCTACGCCGTCCCTTTCCGCTTTTTCGCCCGTCGCGTCGGAGGATCCCGCGTCAACGACGATAATCCGGTCTCCCGCTGCACGAAACGATTGCAGGTGGTTCAAGCAGATTTGGATGGTCTCTTCTTCGTTGTAAGCGGGGACGACCAAGCCGAATCGTTCCATCAATTCTTTTTCCCCGTCCTATTGTTGGATTTCGATAAGAATGCAAGCGTTGTAATTACGAAGCGAATTATACAGTGAATAATTTTCCGCTTTAGTCCCTTTGCTCTTAAGCGATAATTTATAGAAACCGATTAATGCGATAGAGCCGCTGTTCCCTAGTCCAGTTTCAGGCTAAAATAAAATGCGGCGAATGAAAATTCGCGTTTGCATTGAAAGATGGAACGACTGTGGTTGAGATAGATAGTTACTATCCTCGAATTGGATTGCGGATAAACCTATGGATGCCCGGTTGCCGGCTCGGAATCGAAAGTCTGAATTTCAATTGGTACTGGAATTTATCGGTTACCGGAATCTAATCATTCTGGGCCTCATCGGCAGTTTTTATTTCGGTTCCGGCGTAAAAAATTTCCTCGACGGCCAACCTATCAGTCGATCCTTCAATCCCTACTACGCGCTTCATTTCCATGACGGAGGCCGGCTCGCCGAGTCATTTTATGATGCGGCTGTGGCTTGGATGGGCAGAAAAATCCAAGAAAGCAAAGATTATCTAAACAATCAATGGGATAAATTCCAGGTTCATTTTCAAACCCGAATCGCTCCCTTTCTGCATACTCATCCTCTTCTCGGCTTTCTTCTCATCATTGGCGTCGGTTTTGTCATCACCATTGTTCTTTTCTCTCTTGCGCTTTTTATCGTAAGAAAGACGATTTCCCTCATTCCTTCCTCCTATACCAGCCCCCTCCTGCCGAATCGAGGCGAACGAGAAGAGGAGATATGGTCGTTCGATCCGCAGAAAAAGCCGACGGACGAACAAATGAAGAAAACGATCCGCAATCTTGAAAAACATGTTCACCTGGCTCCGGCGCTCGGCGGCATCGTTCCTGACGGCGCCGATAAATCGATCAGGGATATTGCGAAAAAAAATCATGGCGTCGATTTGAATTACCGTTGCGCCATCTATGTGATGGGACCGATTAAAGGCATGAAACTCGACAATAGTTACGATATTCCCCTGGCTTTGGACCAGATCAAAAAGATCGCCCAAATCATGGGTCGAGCCGCTTCCTATGAAACCCTTCCTATGGATATGGTCATACTCCGCACGAGAAAAGGGAAAACCAAATGGGAACTGGAACCGAGGTCATCCGCTATCAACCTAGGCAAATCCTATCCCGTAAAAGCGATCGAACAGGTCATGACTAAAAACCGCAAGTATTTCATCTGGGATGCGCGGGCCAAAAAATCGAATACGGGTTATGGCGGAGCGGTTCAGAAAGTCTCCGAACCTGAGGCGTCCGCAGCGCAAACCGCTGAGGTTGGGGCCGCCGAGAAAAACGCTTGATTCCCCCCGCCGAGAAAGAAGCTTCTACGCCTCTCCTAAACGATTTTTCAGATGGGCTGTAAGACGCTTATTCCTGTGGCATGATAGTAATGGTTGCGTAATATGAGAATATAATTGACATCCCATTTTCTCCTCTCTTCTCTCCGTACGGCAATTGATGATATGTTTTATATACAATATAGTAGAGGAGAATGCTATATACTGGTTTGGGTGGAGATCGGCTTTTATCCAGTCGTAAATCCGGCTATAAGGAAATCGAGGAGAAATCGTCATGCATACGAAAAAAAACCGCAGAGATTTTATGCGTAAAGCCGCCGAGACCGGCCTAGGCGTCGCGGCGATAACCAGTCTGGCTTCGCCTAGGGCGTTGGGCG
This DNA window, taken from Candidatus Omnitrophota bacterium, encodes the following:
- a CDS encoding glycosyltransferase family 2 protein: MPEIISNERFVDVSIVIPCYNEEKAIGKVIDDVRDAMAQTEYAYEILVVDDLSADASARIAKDKGARVIERKRNGGSGASRKTGIRAAEGEIIVMLDADGTYTAADIPKMLKMFPDWDQVNGARTSEEGTMKALRVPAKWFIRQLAVYLSGVAIPDLNTGLKAFKKSVMMKYLWVMPEGFSCVTTMTLAFLCNGFAVTWIPTQYHKRIGQSKFHPIKDTSKYLATVVRMVMYFNPLRVFMPLSLLLFLLGAGRGAFDAVMKFKIEEGDILLILGGILIGVMGLLADLIVSQGKREE
- a CDS encoding glycosyltransferase, with translation MERFGLVVPAYNEEETIQICLNHLQSFRAAGDRIIVVDAGSSDATGEKAERDGVEIVRAETPARGWAAAAGVNELLKTGERFEAILIVHADTLLPPDARQKLMEALQANPFCAGGSFGHRIEGSGWKFRLLEWGNRLRAKHWQIPYGDQAQFFRPDKLTSVGGFPNQEAMEDMELSLRMRRTGGAIYLDCPALIPRRHWKKGVARTTLRNWRKALAYIWKRSVATLPHKIAGEEIAANAGKSNHQAK
- a CDS encoding radical SAM protein; the encoded protein is MKVLTLIPPSKHSKNVARDLVYGCWCKGKRIAGIQFPPVSQLLVTTVLRESGHDAHLLDGAGLRYSINEIKTIVDKEQYDVCTMLTSTMTIQEDAEILFDLKQANPKMTSIVMGSQPTFMPQATLARRGIDFIVMKEQEHTLKNLLAALEAGGEAFKNVRGIGYKNADGQAVINPPAEMIKNLDELPIANRTLLPQNIDYFNPIVKRMPFTTMFTTRGCTAKCTYCTSPGFYGEKVRFRSAEKVLEEMEYCQNLGYKEIFFRDELFTASKKRVLEICSGIKDRGIDLTWICSSRVNNIDAEMLKIMKDAGCHLIRFGVESGVQEILDNVRKDITVEETRQAFKLCHEFKIDTHAHCMIGSPGETKETINQSIQFVKEIDPTIITFGITTPYPGTHLFDEVKEVYPEIGDGSQMDISRLHSDSFFNQFFTDLTNEDLTRDIRRVYREFYFRPRYIWGWLKRIDSWAELKRVTLAGANVVDFSLSWSE